One genomic window of Octopus bimaculoides isolate UCB-OBI-ISO-001 chromosome 2, ASM119413v2, whole genome shotgun sequence includes the following:
- the LOC106873210 gene encoding uncharacterized protein LOC106873210: MTEDGLEDLISFPNWSADGTFKVSPSIYYQLYYIHIQESTFSIPRVFALLPGKTNETYVRLFTYLLQLRLQLNPKSLLTDFESGARKGSVEKFPEVTINSCHFHLSKSILKKICDLGLRQRYKEDEVFILKIRCFPALSFFPLIDVVGGFIDLSEF; the protein is encoded by the coding sequence ATGACGGAAGATGGCTTAGAAGATTTGATAAGTTTTCCTAATTGGTCAGCAGATGGTACCTTTAAAGTCAGTCCATCAATATATTATCAGCTATATTATATCCATATCCAAGAAAGTACATTTAGTATTCCCAGAGTGTTTGCCCTTCTTCCAGGTAAGACAAACGAAACATATGTTCgtctatttacatatttgttgCAACTCAGACTGCAACTTAATCCAAAATCTTTGTTGACAGATTTTGAATCAGGAGCTCGGAAAGGTTCTGTAGAAAAGTTTCCAGAAGTAACAATAAATTCATGTCATTTTCATTTATCTAAGtctattttaaagaaaatctgtGACCTAGGATTAAGACAACGGTATAAAGAAGATGAagtattcattttgaaaattagatGTTTTCCCGCATTATCATTTTTTCCTTTAATTGACGTTGTCGGCGGTTTTATTGACTTGTCCGAATTTTGA
- the LOC106873211 gene encoding uncharacterized protein K02A2.6-like, with amino-acid sequence MYGQRILISETLQERILKEFHIGHPGIARTKALMCSYVHWLKMGKEVENVVKGCRGRALTAKLPTQKWKPWPGLKCPWTRLHIDFAGPLNGYYYLVDNLTKWPEIVKCKRPTSETVIYFLHKLFARFGIPNVIVSDSGTRFVSSEFRKFCEMFTVEHKTIVPYHLRSNGQAERFMDTFKRALRKANKEVTDEVALQQFLRVYRVTPNSNTPAESSSAELMFVRKDIQKEKESEGERKVLSLSEFTKKWVKVAKMARVGGTTLSVDPLCSEL; translated from the exons ATGTATGGCCAAAGAATACTGATATCTGAGACTTTACaagaaagaattttgaaagaattccaTATTGGACATCCGGGGATCGCAAGGACGAAAGCGCTTATGTGCAGTTATGTGCATTGGCTGAAGATGGGCAAGGAAGTTGAAAACGTAGTAAAAGGCTGCAGAGGACGTGCTCTGACAGCGAAATTGCCTACTCAAAAATGGAAGCCTTGGCCAGGACTAAAATGTCCATGGACAAGACTACATATTGATTTTGCGGGTCCGTTAAATGGTTATTACTACTTAGTTGACAATTTGACAAAATGGCCGGAAATTGTTAAGTGCAAAAGACCAACCTCCGAAACGGTAATATATTTTTTGCACAAATTATTCGCAAGATTTGGCATCCCAAACGTGATTGTATCTGATAGTGGAACACGATTTGTGTCCagtgaatttagaaaattctGCGAAATGTTCACGGTAGAACATAAAACCATAGTGCCTTACCATCTCAGATCAAATGGACAGGCAGAGCGTTTTATGGACACTTTTAAAAGAGCtttgagaaaagcaaacaaagaaGTGACCGACGAAGTCGCTCTGCAGCAGTTTCTAAGGGTATACAGGGTTACACCGAACTCCAATACACCAGCAGAAAGCTCATCAGCAGAACTGATGTTCGTGCGGAAG GATATCCAGAAAG aaaaggaaagtgaaggtgAGAGGAAAGTGCTGTCCTTGAGTGAATTTACGAAaaagtgggtgaaagttgcgaaaatggcaagagtcgGCGGTACCACTCTCAGTGTAGACCC GTTATGTTCTGAATTATGA